The sequence below is a genomic window from Chryseobacterium foetidum.
TGCTTTCAAGAAGTCAGGTTTATATTTTAAAGGCTTTGAGTTATGATAAACTGGAGGAATTAATTGATATTTCCACAGCAAGATTTAATAAAGATGAAAATTCTGATTTTATAATTAAAGAAAAGGAAGCGTTCATACAATATTCCGGTGGTGATGGGAGGAAACTGATTAATTCTGTGGAACTGGTTTTAAATCAGTTTAAAAATTCAGATACTACGGAAATTTCTAATGAAGATGTAATGTCTGTTTTGCAGGAAACAATGGCACTTTACGATAAAAATGGCGAGCAACATTATGATATTATTTCGGCCTTCATTAAATCAATGCGCGGAAGTGACCCGAACGGCGCTGTATATTGGTTGGCGAGAATGATTGCGGGAGGGGAGGACATAAAATTCATCGCCAGAAGAATGTTGATTTTAGCTTCGGAAGATATTGGTCTGGCAAACCCGAATGCTTTGGTTATTGCGAATAACTGTTTTCAGGCAATCAACGTGATCGGAAATCCCGAGGCTCGAATTTTACTGAGCGAAACAGCGATTTATCTTGCGGTTTCTCCAAAAAGTAATTCTGCTTATATGGCGATCAACGAAGCGTTGGCTTTTGTGAAGAAAACCGGAAATCTACCGGTGCCTTTACATTTAAGAAATGCTCCGA
It includes:
- a CDS encoding replication-associated recombination protein A, with the protein product MNHNTPLAERLRPKSLDEVLGQEHLTGEKGTIRKMLENDSLNSLILWGPPGTGKTTLAEIISEKSGRKFFKLSAVSSGVKDVRDVIEDAKKQNLFSGKSPILFIDEIHRFNKSQQDSLLHAVEKGWVVLIGATTENPSFEVVSALLSRSQVYILKALSYDKLEELIDISTARFNKDENSDFIIKEKEAFIQYSGGDGRKLINSVELVLNQFKNSDTTEISNEDVMSVLQETMALYDKNGEQHYDIISAFIKSMRGSDPNGAVYWLARMIAGGEDIKFIARRMLILASEDIGLANPNALVIANNCFQAINVIGNPEARILLSETAIYLAVSPKSNSAYMAINEALAFVKKTGNLPVPLHLRNAPTKLMKDLDYGKEYKYAHSFDGNFVNQDFLPEEIKDAKFYEPGNNATEKKIYDELKKKWNDKY